Proteins encoded together in one Triticum dicoccoides isolate Atlit2015 ecotype Zavitan chromosome 7B, WEW_v2.0, whole genome shotgun sequence window:
- the LOC119337471 gene encoding uncharacterized protein LOC119337471 — MEACCSVARIVSFAHFGLRILPKLLALSPDSLGKFRKVSPPMETETVVRKVSLSMETETVVRKLPELPQDVLMEIFSLLEIPDLMRAASVSTSWRSAYTSLCNELEQYKRPQTPCLLYTSGSAGENVACLYSLAEKRVYNLTLPDPPIRSRYLIGSSHGWLVTADDKSELHLINPITGQQIALLPVITIDYVEPIFDDAGTVIVKYGLPEQVYCADSGSKLVDPKMLTHAPDELRDHLYVRAFIFPDPSAGSYIVVLIDGPEGELSFARIGDCKWTLLPPGWDYKQCIYMHDLLYAFTGTGRIDTFDLTGPTFTRNIIIDEIDNYISCDMCYVVQAPWGDLLQVCREDELIDDASYEELIVKTRKILLYKVDMAKKALVEMNGLHHHVLFLGHNQSQYLSAREYPQLKENCVYFIDDEEYSWKYKTNARDIGVLNLDDDSTEEIVSPLWCSWPSPIWITPSLTVMNLSLYE, encoded by the coding sequence atggagGCCTGCTGTAGCGTAGCCAGGATAGTGAGCTTTGCACATTTTGGCCTGAGAATTTTGCCCAAGTTGCTGGCTCTTTCTCCCGATTCACTGGGGAAATTCAGAAAGGTCTCACCACCGATGGAAACTGAAACTGTGGTGAGAAAGGTCTCACTGTCGATGGAAACTGAAACTGTGGTGAGAAAATTGCCGGAGCTGCCGCAGGATGTATTAATGGAAATATTTTCACTCCTCGAGATACCTGACCTCATGCGTGCGGCCTCTGTCAGCACCTCCTGGCGCTCTGCGTATACCAGCCTATGCAACGAGCTTGAGCAGTACAAACGGCCTCAGACGCCTTGCCTCCTCTACACTTCTGGATCTGCTGGTGAGAACGTAGCTTGTCTCTACAGCCTCGCGGAGAAGAGGGTCTACAATCTAACTCTCCCGGATCCACCCATCCGCAGTAGGTATCTGATTGGGTCCTCGCATGGTTGGCTAGTTACTGCAGATGACAAGTCTGAGCTCCACCTAATCAATCCGATCACTGGTCAACAGATTGCTCTCCTGCCGGTGATCACCATCGATTATGTAGAGCCAATCTTTGACGATGCAGGTACAGTAATTGTTAAGTATGGATTGCCCGAGCAAGTGTACTGTGCGGACTCAGGCTCCAAACTGGTTGATCCCAAAATGTTAACCCATGCTCCCGACGAGCTTCGTGACCACCTCTATGTCAGGGCATTTATCTTTCCGGATCCGTCGGCAGGGAGCTACATTGTGGTTCTCATCGACGGTCCAGAAGGTGAGCTTTCGTTTGCAAGGATAGGAGATTGTAAGTGGACCTTGCTGCCCCCGGGTTGGGACTATAAACAATGCATCTACATGCATGATCTATTGTATGCATTCACGGGAACAGGAAGAATTGATACTTTTGATCTCACTGGCCCTACCTTCACGAGGAACATAATTATAGATGAGATTGACAATTACATTAGCTGTGACATGTGCTATGTTGTTCAGGCACCGTGGGGCGATCTGCTGCAAGTCTGCAGGGAGGATGAACTCATAGACGATGCGAGTTATGAGGAGCTCATAGTTAAAACTAGAAAAATCTTGTTATATAAAGTTGATATGGCAAAAAAAGCGCTTGTGGAAATGAATGGCTTGCATCATCACGTGCTGTTTCTTGGGCATAACCAGTCGCAGTACCTTAGTGCTAGAGAATATCCGCAACTGAAGGAAAATTGTGTCTATTTCATAGACGATGAGGAATATAGTTGGAAGTATAAGACGAATGCTCGGGACATAGGTGTTCTCAACTTGGACGATGACAGTACGGAAGAAATTGTATCCCCGCTTTGGTGCAGCTGGCCCAGTCCCATATGGATAACACCCAGTCTTACAGTGATGAACTTGTCATTGTACGAATAG